A window from Candidatus Nitrosotenuis uzonensis encodes these proteins:
- a CDS encoding twin-arginine translocase TatA/TatE family subunit, whose product MGLIAGQEWIFIIIAAAILIFGAKKIPELAKTMGKARVEYEKGKLESEKELKDLKEKKD is encoded by the coding sequence ATGGGCCTTATCGCCGGACAAGAGTGGATCTTTATCATAATTGCAGCTGCGATATTGATATTTGGCGCAAAAAAGATTCCAGAGCTTGCCAAGACCATGGGCAAGGCAAGAGTAGAATACGAGAAAGGCAAGCTTGAATCAGAAAAAGAGCTCAAAGACCTAAAGGAAAAGAAAGACTAG
- the tatC gene encoding twin-arginine translocase subunit TatC — protein sequence MSELQGIYAHLAELRSRIIRIVIALGIIITFMLTFKLAPVVVGGITLYYPMPEPLHNMAAQITNYMKETLVPQNVQLIQTAPGQAFYAQVYIAALVGLVVSMPIIVRELTSFIKPALSESEVHAVRSIALPAIALFVTGAIFAYLTVIPFMLDFLYQYGESSGLVTFLNVMDFVTFVLQFLLAFGVAFQLPLIMYAATASGMTDVQFWRRNIRYAFVILVIVGAIVTPDGSGVTMWFISGPMIGLYVVGMFLLERRERNTRRLKSEDMPKNK from the coding sequence ATGTCAGAGCTGCAGGGAATCTATGCACATTTGGCGGAGCTTAGGAGCAGGATAATCAGGATAGTCATTGCGCTGGGAATAATCATCACGTTTATGCTAACGTTCAAGCTTGCGCCAGTTGTAGTAGGCGGAATCACGCTGTACTATCCAATGCCAGAACCACTGCACAACATGGCAGCCCAGATTACAAACTACATGAAAGAGACACTTGTGCCTCAGAATGTGCAGCTCATACAGACTGCTCCGGGCCAGGCCTTTTATGCTCAGGTATACATTGCCGCTCTGGTGGGATTGGTTGTCTCGATGCCCATCATTGTACGCGAGCTTACATCGTTTATCAAGCCGGCTCTTTCTGAAAGCGAAGTGCATGCAGTCCGCTCAATAGCACTGCCTGCAATCGCGTTATTTGTCACCGGTGCCATATTTGCGTACCTTACAGTAATTCCGTTCATGCTTGATTTTCTTTACCAGTACGGTGAGTCGTCCGGACTGGTCACATTTCTGAACGTGATGGACTTTGTTACCTTTGTGCTGCAATTTCTTTTGGCATTCGGAGTTGCATTCCAACTTCCACTGATAATGTATGCTGCCACCGCTTCCGGAATGACCGACGTGCAGTTTTGGAGAAGAAACATCAGGTACGCGTTTGTGATTCTTGTCATAGTCGGTGCAATTGTAACCCCAGATGGGAGCGGTGTGACAATGTGGTTCATTTCAGGTCCCATGATTGGGCTTTATGTCGTAGGCATGTTTTTGCTTGAGAGACGCGAGCGAAATACTAGAAGACTTAAATCTGAAGATATGCCTAAGAACAAATAG